Proteins encoded in a region of the Zunongwangia endophytica genome:
- a CDS encoding sodium:solute symporter — protein MQLIDWIILIVTISSIVWYGVYKSRGSKNVQDYIKGGNDAQWWTIGLSVMATQASAITFLSTPGQAFNDGMGFVQFYFGVPIAIVIICIVFIPIYHRLKVYTAYEYLETRFDQKTRVLTALLFLIQRGLAAGLTIFAPAIILSAVLGWDLTTLNLLIGILVIIYTVSGGTKAVSVTHKQQMAVILTGMIATFFIILHYLPENVTFTKALEIAGSEGKMNVLDFSFDFNNRYTFWSGIIGGTFLSLSYFGTDQSQVQRYLSGRSVRESQLGMVFNGMLKVPLQFFILLVGVMVFVFYQFNDTPLNFNPAATEAVLDSDYAEQYEDLMVNHRELLQEKKELTLSYAEQLDQLSESENQQFKDQLSALNTKEFDNREKAKTFIDAAKSNAESNDKDYVFIHFILNNLPRGAIGLLLAVILCAAMSSTASELNALASTTTMDLYRRNIKSEKDENHYLKASKWFTLLWGALAILFASFANLFDNLIQLVNIIGSIFYGNVLGIFLLAFFIKFVKSNSVFISAIITQLIVIAVFFLDVLPYLWLNVLGCFLVMSIALIIQTTTTNTKTA, from the coding sequence ATGCAATTAATTGACTGGATAATTTTAATAGTTACCATTAGTTCGATTGTATGGTATGGAGTTTATAAATCTCGCGGTAGCAAAAACGTTCAGGATTATATTAAAGGTGGTAACGATGCTCAATGGTGGACCATTGGTCTTTCTGTGATGGCAACCCAAGCGAGTGCGATTACCTTTTTATCTACACCAGGCCAAGCCTTTAACGATGGGATGGGCTTTGTTCAATTTTATTTTGGTGTACCTATAGCGATCGTCATTATTTGTATTGTTTTTATTCCTATTTATCACCGCCTAAAGGTTTATACCGCTTATGAATATTTAGAAACCAGATTCGATCAAAAGACCAGAGTTTTAACTGCTCTACTATTTTTGATTCAGCGAGGATTAGCAGCGGGGTTAACCATTTTTGCTCCGGCCATAATTCTTTCTGCTGTTTTAGGTTGGGATCTTACCACGCTTAATTTATTAATAGGAATATTAGTAATTATTTATACTGTTTCTGGAGGCACCAAAGCAGTAAGTGTTACCCATAAACAACAAATGGCAGTTATTTTGACGGGGATGATTGCTACATTTTTTATCATTCTTCATTACCTGCCAGAGAATGTCACTTTTACAAAAGCATTAGAAATTGCCGGTAGTGAAGGTAAAATGAATGTTCTAGATTTTTCTTTCGATTTTAATAACCGCTACACCTTTTGGAGCGGAATTATAGGTGGTACATTTCTTTCTCTTTCTTATTTTGGTACCGATCAAAGTCAGGTGCAACGCTATCTTTCAGGAAGAAGTGTAAGAGAAAGTCAGTTAGGAATGGTTTTTAACGGAATGCTAAAAGTGCCATTACAATTTTTCATTTTGTTAGTTGGTGTGATGGTTTTTGTTTTCTATCAATTTAATGATACACCACTTAACTTTAATCCAGCAGCAACCGAAGCAGTTTTGGATTCAGATTATGCAGAACAGTATGAAGATCTGATGGTCAACCACCGGGAACTTTTGCAGGAGAAAAAAGAACTCACACTAAGTTATGCTGAACAACTCGACCAGCTTTCTGAAAGCGAGAATCAGCAATTTAAAGATCAACTTTCAGCATTAAATACCAAGGAATTTGATAACCGCGAAAAGGCCAAAACGTTTATCGATGCTGCAAAAAGCAATGCAGAGAGTAATGATAAAGATTACGTATTTATTCATTTCATCTTAAATAATTTACCACGTGGCGCTATTGGGCTTTTGCTTGCGGTAATTTTATGTGCTGCTATGTCTTCTACGGCATCAGAGCTTAATGCGTTAGCTTCGACGACAACAATGGATCTTTATCGCAGAAATATAAAGAGCGAAAAGGATGAAAATCATTATCTAAAAGCATCAAAATGGTTCACCTTATTGTGGGGAGCTTTAGCCATTTTATTTGCCAGTTTTGCCAATCTTTTTGATAATTTAATTCAGCTTGTAAATATTATCGGATCTATATTTTACGGCAATGTTCTGGGAATATTCCTTTTGGCATTTTTTATAAAATTTGTAAAAAGTAATTCCGTTTTTATTTCAGCAATAATTACACAATTAATTGTAATAGCTGTGTTTTTTTTAGATGTTCTACCCTATTTATGGCTGAATGTTCTTGGATGCTTTTTGGTGATGTCAATCGCCTTAATCATTCAAACCACAACTACAAATACTAAAACCGCATAA
- a CDS encoding Gfo/Idh/MocA family protein, producing the protein MTKIINWAILGPGKIAKKFALGLEHVPNANLYAAASRSLDKAKDFAEEMGADNAYGSYTEMLNDPEVDAVYVATPHVFHHEHTLLCLKHKKAVLCEKPFAMNKEQVKEMINFAQKQDTFLMEAMWTNFLPHFKYTSEIIKSGKYGKVLSMEADFGFNAPFDPESRIYNKSLGGGSLLDIGIYPIFAALSFLGKPKKIEATAEMTKTEVDARCHATFTYPENVKAELYSFVDKETDVAATIKLEKAEIYITPRFHNPSSVVITTPTDSFTKEFGVTANGYNFEAEHVGEMLRENRKESTDMTFAKSLELIETLDQVREKIGLEY; encoded by the coding sequence ATGACTAAAATAATCAACTGGGCTATTTTAGGCCCTGGAAAAATCGCTAAAAAGTTTGCTTTGGGATTAGAACATGTTCCTAACGCAAATTTGTATGCTGCAGCCAGCAGATCTCTAGACAAAGCGAAAGATTTTGCTGAAGAAATGGGTGCAGATAATGCCTACGGAAGTTATACTGAAATGCTAAATGATCCTGAAGTAGATGCGGTATATGTCGCAACTCCGCATGTTTTTCATCACGAACACACGTTGCTTTGCCTGAAACATAAAAAAGCGGTCTTATGCGAAAAACCTTTTGCCATGAATAAAGAGCAGGTAAAAGAGATGATCAATTTTGCACAAAAACAGGACACGTTTTTGATGGAAGCTATGTGGACCAACTTTTTGCCTCATTTTAAATATACTTCGGAAATCATTAAATCTGGTAAATACGGAAAAGTGCTTTCTATGGAAGCCGACTTCGGGTTTAATGCTCCATTTGATCCTGAAAGCAGAATTTATAACAAATCTTTGGGTGGTGGCAGTTTATTAGACATCGGGATTTATCCAATATTTGCTGCGCTGAGCTTTTTAGGAAAACCTAAAAAGATTGAAGCTACTGCTGAAATGACTAAAACTGAAGTAGATGCCAGATGCCATGCTACTTTCACTTATCCTGAAAACGTAAAAGCTGAACTTTATAGCTTTGTTGATAAAGAAACCGATGTTGCCGCAACCATAAAGCTGGAAAAAGCTGAAATTTATATAACACCCAGGTTTCACAATCCAAGTTCGGTAGTAATTACAACACCTACCGATAGCTTTACCAAAGAGTTTGGGGTAACTGCTAACGGATACAACTTTGAAGCTGAACACGTGGGAGAAATGCTTCGAGAAAACCGAAAAGAAAGCACCGATATGACTTTCGCTAAAAGTTTAGAGCTTATCGAAACTTTAGACCAAGTTAGAGAGAAAATTGGTTTAGAATATTGA
- a CDS encoding DUF2911 domain-containing protein, whose product MKKLLQLFILCLGITVSAQIKAPQPSPSAKVEQMVGLSTVTLDYSRPAMRGRTIFGDLVPFGEIWRTGANENTVISFSDDAKIDGKMLKAGKYAIYTIPNKDSWDVMFYKSTNNWGNPQNWDDNMVALKVKAEVVKIPMEMQSFTILIDEITTDGANLNFLWENTVAYIKFTVPTDEKTMASIDKVMNGPGAADYYAAAAYYHDAGKDLNKAWDWITKATEANPDAYWMQRKKSLIAADMGKKDKAIEAAKKSLAAAEKTGNKDYVKMNKDSLKEWGAK is encoded by the coding sequence ATGAAAAAATTACTACAATTATTTATTCTTTGTTTGGGTATTACGGTATCTGCACAAATAAAAGCACCACAGCCAAGTCCTTCGGCTAAAGTGGAGCAGATGGTAGGTTTAAGTACTGTAACTTTAGATTATTCTCGTCCTGCGATGCGCGGAAGAACAATTTTCGGAGATCTTGTGCCTTTTGGAGAAATCTGGAGAACAGGAGCAAATGAAAATACGGTAATCAGTTTTTCTGACGATGCAAAGATTGATGGAAAAATGCTGAAAGCCGGGAAATACGCTATTTACACGATCCCAAATAAAGATAGCTGGGACGTGATGTTTTACAAATCGACCAATAATTGGGGAAATCCTCAAAATTGGGACGATAATATGGTGGCGTTAAAAGTTAAAGCTGAGGTTGTTAAAATTCCAATGGAAATGCAAAGCTTTACCATTTTAATCGATGAGATTACTACCGACGGTGCTAATCTAAATTTCTTATGGGAAAATACAGTAGCTTATATAAAGTTCACAGTTCCTACTGATGAAAAAACGATGGCTAGTATCGATAAAGTGATGAACGGCCCAGGCGCAGCAGATTACTATGCAGCGGCCGCATATTATCATGATGCTGGTAAAGATTTGAACAAAGCTTGGGATTGGATTACCAAAGCTACTGAGGCTAATCCGGATGCATATTGGATGCAGAGAAAAAAATCTCTAATCGCTGCTGATATGGGCAAAAAGGATAAAGCAATAGAAGCAGCTAAAAAATCTTTAGCAGCTGCAGAAAAGACTGGAAATAAAGATTACGTAAAAATGAATAAAGATTCTCTAAAAGAGTGGGGCGCAAAATAG
- a CDS encoding SRPBCC family protein: protein MYQIHTFQKLPISKQKAWEFLSDPKNLKVITPDYMGFDITSGGDRPMFEGQIIQYIVTPIAGIKTKWVTEITHVKEGEYFVDEQRFGPYALWHHKHFIKEIEGGVEMEDIVDYKLPMGKLGNLAHPFMVKPKLNEIFEYRKKRLNELFGEYKEPTSGKEATLKQDILD from the coding sequence ATGTACCAGATTCACACCTTTCAAAAATTACCTATTTCTAAACAAAAAGCCTGGGAATTTTTATCTGATCCTAAAAATCTAAAAGTAATTACGCCAGATTATATGGGCTTTGATATTACTTCTGGTGGAGATCGTCCTATGTTCGAAGGTCAGATTATTCAATACATTGTCACTCCAATTGCGGGTATAAAAACAAAATGGGTTACAGAAATTACTCATGTTAAAGAGGGAGAGTATTTTGTTGATGAACAACGTTTTGGACCTTACGCACTATGGCATCATAAGCACTTTATTAAAGAAATAGAAGGTGGTGTAGAAATGGAAGACATTGTGGATTATAAACTACCAATGGGCAAATTGGGCAATTTAGCGCATCCTTTTATGGTTAAACCCAAGCTCAACGAAATATTCGAGTATCGTAAAAAAAGACTGAATGAACTCTTTGGAGAATACAAAGAACCTACCTCAGGTAAAGAGGCTACTTTGAAACAAGATATATTAGATTAA
- a CDS encoding SDR family NAD(P)-dependent oxidoreductase, whose protein sequence is MKKNILLVGGSTGIGYEIAKKLHESNNVYVASRNKGDLEDLDITHLKFDVLEDDISTLDLPDQIDGLVYCPGSINLKPFKMLKPKDFEEEMQLNFFGLIKVVNALIPKLKEADKASLVFFSKVAVKVGMPFHTSVAAAKGAIEGFAKSLAAEYAPNLRVNVIAPSLTDTPLAQKLLNNDKKKEKMSERHPLKRVGTTNDIASIAAFLLSDDSSWMTGQIIGVDGGLSTLNIS, encoded by the coding sequence ATGAAAAAAAATATACTATTAGTTGGAGGTTCAACAGGAATTGGATACGAAATTGCAAAAAAGCTACATGAAAGTAACAATGTATATGTTGCTTCCAGAAATAAGGGAGATTTAGAAGATCTGGACATTACACATTTAAAATTCGATGTTTTAGAAGATGATATTTCTACACTCGATTTACCAGATCAAATTGACGGTTTGGTTTATTGCCCCGGAAGCATAAATTTGAAACCTTTCAAAATGCTCAAACCAAAAGATTTTGAGGAAGAAATGCAATTAAATTTCTTCGGATTAATCAAAGTTGTAAATGCATTGATCCCCAAATTGAAAGAAGCAGATAAAGCGAGTCTTGTTTTCTTTAGCAAGGTTGCGGTAAAAGTAGGCATGCCATTTCATACTAGTGTGGCTGCGGCGAAAGGAGCTATCGAGGGATTTGCAAAATCTCTAGCGGCAGAATATGCACCTAACCTAAGAGTGAACGTAATTGCGCCTTCTTTAACCGACACCCCTCTAGCCCAAAAACTATTAAATAACGATAAGAAAAAAGAAAAGATGAGCGAAAGACACCCGCTTAAAAGAGTTGGAACTACGAACGATATCGCGAGCATAGCTGCATTTTTATTAAGCGATGACAGTAGCTGGATGACTGGACAGATAATTGGAGTTGACGGCGGACTTTCAACGCTAAACATTTCATAA
- a CDS encoding cryptochrome/photolyase family protein codes for MGKERVNIFWFRRDLRLDDNVGFLEALKSENPVLPIFIFDSEILDSLPEDDARVTFIFETLQKMRSELQDNYNSSIAMLHGKPSEIFNQLLKDYEIEKVFTNRDYEPYAKDRDEEIQQLLEENEVDFETFKDQVIFEKSEVVKGDGDPYVVYTPYMRTWMQHFKEMDLKIHYTSQYLDNLIQNSRLPNLSLSDIGFKKSSLKVPDYDTTPTQIQKYEDTRNIPSKEGTSRLGAHLRFGTVSVRKMVKTANNEKNKTFLQELVWREFFMQVLYHNPSTVTDAFKKKYDKINWRNNEDEFEKWKAGKTGYPLVDAGMRQLNKSGFMHNRVRMLVGSFLCKHLLIDWRWGEAYFAEKLLDYEMSSNVGNWQWVAGSGVDAVPYFRIFNPTTQIEKFDKDKKYIKEWVEEFGTDDYPEKMVDHKEARERALSTYKEAVSNS; via the coding sequence ATGGGTAAAGAAAGAGTAAATATATTTTGGTTTAGAAGAGATTTACGATTGGATGATAATGTAGGATTTTTAGAAGCTTTAAAAAGCGAAAATCCCGTCTTACCTATTTTTATATTTGATTCTGAAATTTTAGATAGCTTACCAGAAGATGACGCCCGAGTTACTTTTATTTTTGAAACGCTTCAGAAAATGCGAAGTGAACTTCAGGATAATTACAATTCTTCTATAGCCATGCTTCATGGAAAACCTTCAGAAATATTTAATCAACTTCTGAAGGATTATGAAATTGAAAAAGTCTTTACGAATCGCGATTACGAGCCCTACGCAAAAGATCGAGATGAAGAAATTCAGCAATTATTAGAGGAAAATGAAGTAGATTTTGAAACTTTCAAAGATCAGGTAATTTTTGAAAAGAGTGAGGTGGTAAAAGGCGATGGCGATCCATATGTAGTCTACACGCCCTATATGAGAACCTGGATGCAGCATTTTAAAGAGATGGATCTTAAAATTCATTACACTAGTCAATATCTGGACAATTTGATTCAGAATTCAAGATTACCAAATTTAAGTCTGAGTGATATCGGATTCAAAAAATCTTCCCTAAAAGTACCAGATTACGACACTACACCAACGCAAATTCAAAAATACGAGGACACCCGAAACATCCCTTCTAAAGAAGGAACCAGTCGCTTAGGCGCTCATCTTCGATTTGGAACTGTAAGCGTAAGAAAAATGGTAAAAACTGCGAATAATGAAAAAAACAAAACCTTTTTACAGGAATTAGTTTGGCGAGAATTTTTTATGCAGGTGTTATATCACAATCCATCGACAGTTACCGATGCTTTTAAAAAGAAGTACGATAAAATTAACTGGAGAAATAACGAAGATGAATTTGAAAAATGGAAAGCCGGTAAAACGGGATATCCTTTAGTTGATGCAGGCATGCGACAACTAAACAAATCGGGGTTTATGCATAATCGTGTTAGAATGCTAGTGGGTAGTTTTCTTTGTAAACACCTTCTTATTGATTGGCGCTGGGGTGAAGCCTATTTTGCTGAAAAGTTATTGGATTACGAGATGTCGTCTAATGTAGGAAACTGGCAATGGGTTGCAGGAAGTGGTGTAGATGCCGTTCCTTATTTCAGAATATTTAATCCTACTACGCAAATTGAAAAATTTGATAAAGACAAAAAATATATTAAAGAATGGGTGGAAGAATTTGGAACCGATGATTATCCCGAAAAAATGGTTGATCATAAAGAAGCTAGAGAGCGTGCGCTTTCAACTTATAAAGAAGCAGTTAGTAATAGTTAG
- the kdsB gene encoding 3-deoxy-manno-octulosonate cytidylyltransferase — translation MKERLKIIAMIPARYDASRFPGKLMEDLNGKPVIQRTYEAAKKTGLFDDVYIVTDSDKIFETATAFGGKVIKSKEEHDCGSDRLAEAVHDIDVDIVVNVQGDEPFIDKDSLIRLLNVFADDDAASIDLASLKVGLENSDDITNPNNVKVITDHNGYALYFSRFPIPYPRNTEAKVMYFKHIGIYAFRKQALLDFYNLPMLQLENAEKIECIRYLEYGKNIKMVETEMQTIGIDTPEDLDRARDYLKNENL, via the coding sequence ATGAAAGAAAGACTTAAGATAATCGCCATGATTCCGGCACGTTATGATGCTTCAAGATTTCCGGGGAAATTAATGGAAGATCTAAACGGAAAGCCGGTGATCCAAAGAACATACGAAGCTGCTAAGAAAACAGGGCTTTTTGACGATGTTTATATTGTTACCGATAGTGATAAGATTTTCGAAACAGCGACAGCTTTTGGTGGGAAAGTAATTAAAAGCAAAGAAGAGCATGATTGTGGTAGTGATCGTTTAGCCGAAGCTGTTCATGATATAGACGTGGACATTGTTGTAAATGTACAGGGAGATGAACCTTTTATAGATAAAGATAGTTTAATACGCCTTCTGAATGTTTTTGCTGATGATGATGCGGCAAGTATAGATCTGGCATCTCTAAAGGTTGGATTAGAAAATAGCGATGATATTACGAATCCTAACAATGTGAAAGTTATTACCGATCATAACGGATATGCATTGTATTTTTCAAGATTTCCAATTCCTTATCCTAGAAATACGGAAGCAAAAGTAATGTACTTTAAGCATATCGGTATTTATGCTTTTCGAAAACAGGCTTTATTAGATTTCTATAATTTACCGATGTTACAGTTAGAAAATGCTGAAAAAATAGAGTGTATTCGCTACTTAGAGTACGGTAAGAATATAAAAATGGTGGAAACCGAAATGCAGACAATAGGTATAGATACTCCTGAAGATTTAGACCGAGCCAGAGATTATTTAAAGAATGAAAATCTCTAG
- a CDS encoding ATP-dependent DNA helicase — protein MEKPNVSAFYKILINDLGFQPRAKQDIALQQLSKFAVDGTNEDLFLLKGFAGTGKTTIISSFVKNLWKIKKSGVLMAPTGRAAKVIANYSKREAFTIHKKIYFPKKTGGSGVQFVLQPNKHKNTIFIVDEASMIADQPGDSKNFDNGSLLDDLMEYVYSGQNCQIVFIGDTAQLPPVKMEMSPALDQDQLRTGFFKDVGHIELDEVVRQSEESDILHNATLIREAIREEFYESFKFELGPKADVIRLVDGYEIMEAIQDAYHTLGNEECSIIVRSNKRANLYNQQIRSRIMFQEEEISAGDYLMVVKNNYFWVKPTSEAGFIANGDIVKVLEIFAIKELYGFRFAEVSVQMVDYPKMRPFETVVMLDTLTSNTPSLTYEESNQLYQEVMKDYEDETSKYKKFLKVKNNKYFNALQIKFSYAITCHKSQGGQWNTVFIEQPYLPNGVGKEYLRWLYTAVTRATDKLYLIGFKDDFFVEQD, from the coding sequence ATGGAAAAACCGAATGTTTCAGCATTCTACAAAATTTTAATTAATGATTTAGGATTTCAACCGCGTGCAAAACAGGATATTGCGTTACAGCAACTTTCTAAATTTGCTGTAGATGGAACTAATGAAGATCTTTTTTTATTAAAAGGATTTGCAGGAACTGGAAAGACCACGATTATTAGTTCTTTTGTTAAAAATCTGTGGAAAATAAAGAAATCAGGTGTCTTGATGGCACCAACAGGACGCGCAGCGAAGGTAATAGCCAATTATTCGAAACGAGAAGCTTTTACTATTCACAAGAAGATTTATTTTCCTAAGAAAACGGGTGGAAGTGGAGTTCAGTTTGTTTTGCAACCTAACAAGCATAAAAATACGATTTTCATTGTAGATGAAGCTTCCATGATTGCAGACCAGCCGGGAGATTCTAAAAATTTTGATAATGGTTCTTTGCTAGACGACCTTATGGAATATGTTTATAGTGGTCAAAATTGTCAGATTGTTTTTATTGGAGATACCGCGCAGTTACCGCCAGTAAAGATGGAAATGAGTCCGGCTTTAGATCAGGATCAGCTGCGCACCGGATTTTTTAAAGATGTAGGACATATCGAGTTGGATGAGGTCGTACGCCAAAGCGAAGAAAGCGATATTCTCCATAATGCAACACTCATTAGAGAAGCGATACGGGAAGAATTTTACGAAAGTTTCAAATTTGAATTAGGTCCTAAGGCAGATGTAATACGCCTGGTAGATGGTTACGAAATTATGGAAGCCATTCAGGATGCTTATCATACTTTAGGTAATGAGGAATGTAGCATCATTGTTCGATCTAATAAACGAGCGAATCTATATAATCAGCAAATTAGATCCCGAATTATGTTTCAGGAAGAGGAAATTTCAGCGGGTGATTATTTGATGGTTGTTAAGAATAATTACTTCTGGGTAAAACCAACTTCAGAAGCAGGATTTATCGCTAATGGTGATATTGTAAAAGTTTTAGAGATTTTTGCAATCAAAGAGCTTTATGGATTTCGTTTTGCTGAAGTATCCGTGCAAATGGTTGATTATCCTAAAATGAGACCTTTTGAAACCGTTGTAATGTTAGATACATTAACCAGTAATACACCTTCACTTACTTACGAAGAATCGAATCAACTTTACCAAGAGGTGATGAAGGATTATGAAGATGAAACCTCTAAATATAAGAAGTTTCTGAAGGTAAAAAACAATAAATATTTCAATGCGCTGCAGATCAAATTTTCTTACGCTATTACCTGTCACAAAAGTCAGGGTGGGCAATGGAATACCGTTTTTATAGAACAGCCTTATCTACCAAATGGAGTAGGGAAAGAGTATTTGCGATGGTTGTACACTGCAGTAACGCGTGCAACAGATAAACTATATTTAATAGGTTTTAAAGATGATTTTTTTGTAGAGCAGGATTAA
- a CDS encoding DUF3822 family protein, with translation MVTNNQQNTLLKLSIQVSLNGLSFCILNTNTNTIVYYHKRIFDKEVDPVNLLQKIEEEYNTQPQLKTPVSEVKLCFCNTLFTLVPKKWFQENAAASYLKFNTKILKTDFVAVDEIESKQIVNIYIPYTNILNYFFEKYGEFEYSHHLSILLDKFLSFEDHKGIKVYAHNRNKQLDLFAVEDGVLLLCNSFNYTSKEDYLYYLLFVAEQLNLDPKKFSLNLSGEIHKEDEIYKLLQDYIQHIQFLSSEITYEIEEGWNINKSEEYILLNTL, from the coding sequence ATGGTGACCAATAATCAACAAAATACTTTATTAAAACTGTCCATTCAGGTTAGCCTGAATGGACTTTCTTTTTGTATCCTAAATACAAATACGAATACCATTGTTTATTATCACAAACGAATCTTCGATAAGGAAGTGGATCCTGTAAATCTTCTTCAGAAAATAGAAGAAGAATACAATACACAGCCACAGCTTAAAACTCCTGTTTCCGAGGTGAAATTATGCTTTTGCAACACCTTATTTACTTTGGTGCCTAAAAAATGGTTTCAGGAAAATGCAGCTGCTTCATACCTAAAATTCAACACCAAAATTCTTAAAACCGATTTTGTAGCAGTAGACGAAATTGAGAGCAAGCAGATTGTAAATATCTATATCCCTTATACCAATATTCTAAACTACTTTTTCGAAAAGTACGGGGAGTTTGAATATTCACACCACCTCTCTATCCTACTCGATAAATTCCTTTCTTTCGAAGATCATAAAGGCATAAAAGTTTACGCTCATAATCGCAATAAACAGCTTGATTTATTTGCAGTTGAAGATGGGGTTTTATTATTATGCAATAGTTTCAATTATACGAGCAAAGAAGATTATTTGTATTATCTTCTTTTTGTAGCAGAGCAACTAAACTTAGACCCTAAAAAATTCAGTTTGAATTTGAGTGGAGAAATCCACAAAGAGGACGAAATTTACAAATTACTTCAGGATTACATTCAGCATATACAATTTTTATCTTCAGAAATAACATACGAAATAGAAGAAGGCTGGAATATCAACAAATCTGAAGAATACATACTTTTAAATACACTTTAA
- a CDS encoding RsmD family RNA methyltransferase codes for MRIISGSTKGRRIIAPKKLPVRPTTDMAKEGLFNILNNHYHFSALRVLDLFSGTGNISYEFASRGAEQITAIDGNFECVKFIKKTATELNYPITAIKSDAFKYLERVPVTADVIFADPPYNFTTEDFLKIAELVFEKELLTEGGMLIIESSKHTDLSTGPNFVEKRGYGGSVFSFFQLSGEEESK; via the coding sequence ATGCGCATCATTTCAGGAAGTACTAAAGGAAGAAGAATTATAGCGCCAAAGAAATTGCCGGTACGTCCCACAACAGATATGGCAAAAGAGGGATTATTTAATATCCTGAACAATCATTATCACTTTAGTGCTTTGCGCGTGCTGGATCTATTTTCTGGGACTGGTAACATATCTTACGAATTTGCTTCAAGAGGTGCCGAACAAATTACGGCTATAGATGGTAATTTTGAATGTGTTAAATTCATAAAGAAAACAGCTACCGAATTAAATTATCCAATCACTGCTATTAAAAGTGATGCTTTTAAGTATTTAGAAAGAGTTCCTGTGACCGCCGATGTAATATTTGCCGATCCTCCTTATAATTTTACTACGGAAGATTTTTTAAAAATTGCCGAACTAGTTTTTGAAAAAGAACTACTTACCGAAGGCGGAATGCTAATCATTGAATCGAGTAAACATACCGATTTATCAACTGGCCCAAATTTTGTAGAGAAAAGAGGATATGGTGGCTCTGTATTTTCATTTTTTCAACTATCTGGTGAAGAGGAATCGAAGTAA